One segment of Planctomycetaceae bacterium DNA contains the following:
- a CDS encoding arginine deiminase family protein: MATLAITHEPSPFMAECQLTFLQRQPLNFESLRRQHRNYCRLLNECGAEVRVLNASVDCADATFVEDTAVVLDEIAVLASMGVESRNREPAAMESVLREFRSIARIVSPGQLEGGDVLRVGRELIVGLSSRTNRDGVNQLRSIVERFGYRVHPVRVRGSLHLKTACTALPDGALLVNRNWLDTSALAGRECLDVPADEPWAANVALVNATVVVAGGNPQTADLLVSRGLTVRTAEVSEFAKAEGGVTCLSLLFET, translated from the coding sequence ATGGCGACGCTTGCCATCACACACGAACCGTCGCCGTTCATGGCGGAATGCCAACTGACGTTTCTGCAGCGACAGCCGCTCAACTTCGAATCGCTGCGACGACAACACCGGAACTACTGCCGGCTGCTGAACGAATGCGGCGCCGAGGTCCGTGTCCTGAACGCCAGCGTCGACTGCGCCGACGCGACATTTGTCGAAGACACCGCCGTTGTCCTGGATGAAATCGCGGTGCTGGCATCGATGGGCGTAGAATCACGAAATCGTGAACCCGCGGCGATGGAATCGGTGCTTCGGGAATTTCGCAGCATCGCCCGAATCGTTTCGCCAGGGCAACTGGAAGGCGGCGACGTTCTGCGAGTCGGCCGCGAACTGATCGTTGGCCTGTCGTCTCGAACGAATCGCGACGGCGTGAACCAGCTTCGATCGATCGTCGAACGCTTCGGTTACCGGGTCCATCCGGTGAGGGTCCGGGGAAGCCTGCATCTGAAAACCGCCTGCACCGCGCTGCCGGATGGCGCACTTCTGGTGAATCGCAACTGGCTGGACACGTCGGCTCTGGCCGGACGCGAGTGCCTGGATGTCCCGGCGGATGAACCGTGGGCCGCAAACGTCGCTCTGGTGAATGCGACCGTTGTGGTGGCCGGCGGAAACCCGCAAACGGCCGATCTGCTGGTCAGTCGCGGCCTGACCGTGCGGACGGCGGAAGTGTCCGAATTCGCAAAGGCGGAAGGTGGAGTCACCTGCCTGAGCCTGCTGTTTGAAACGTAA
- a CDS encoding fused MFS/spermidine synthase, translating to MPVSPDNQDHRDGSASVPLLLLMFVGSGCSALIYEIVWFQLLQLVIGSSTISLGVLLATFMGGMCVGSLLFPRLVSSHRHPLRVYALLELSIGVLGIVLLTAMPLVGRIYVEDFGASSAELFLRCVISAVCLLPPTILMGATLPAIARWVEASPAGISRLGFFYGSNIAGAVFGCLLAGFCLLRLFDMATATYVAASINAGVAFVSFAMAIALPYSDGVRETASRPPGKTAATPLSTSSRFAYPAILLSGMTALAAEVIWTRQLSLLMGASVYTFSIILAVFLVGLGIGSSIASTVVPRLKNPQIALGCCQMLLIPAIVWTAITVTRSLPYWPIDVSLATSPWLTFQLDLVRCAWAVSPAACLWGASFPLALASAAAGSRDPGRLVGSVYAANTVGAIAGALCASVLMIAWLGTQDAQRVLVALAGVSALIMFVPLMLQASQPHSRRAAAAMLSVVTLAGTGLSAYVPQIPTGLIAYGRYLPTYRDEPDYLYFGEGMNASIAVSEDAMTGVRNFHVSGKIVASSEPADMRLQRMLGHLPALVHPRPRSVLVVGCGAGVTAGSFLPHPEIERIVICEIEPLIPPAAGKYFSRENHHVTDDPRVEIVNDDARHFIMTTTQHFDIITSDPIHPWVKGAATLYSREYFEWCRKRLNPGGVVTQWVPLYETSDAAVKSELATFFSVFPEGTVWSNDIGGEGYDIVLLGQSEPTRIDVQALHARLLQNDRQSVRESLAEVKFDTPVDLLLTYAGNGRDLQDWLADAELNRDANLRLQYLAGMGLNQYDSVRIFDDIVIHRTFPEGMLIAMNDSERAIRSGLLPRGRK from the coding sequence ATGCCAGTGAGCCCCGACAACCAGGACCATCGCGACGGATCCGCGTCCGTACCGCTGCTGCTGTTGATGTTTGTCGGCAGCGGCTGTTCGGCGCTGATCTATGAAATTGTCTGGTTTCAGTTGCTGCAACTGGTCATCGGCTCCTCAACGATCTCGCTGGGCGTTTTGCTGGCGACATTCATGGGAGGAATGTGCGTTGGCAGCCTGCTGTTTCCCCGACTCGTTTCGTCGCACCGGCATCCGCTTCGCGTGTACGCGCTGCTGGAACTGAGCATCGGGGTTCTGGGAATCGTGCTGCTGACCGCGATGCCGCTGGTCGGCCGGATCTACGTCGAGGACTTCGGCGCATCGTCAGCCGAACTGTTTTTGCGCTGTGTGATCAGCGCTGTCTGTCTGCTGCCGCCGACGATTCTGATGGGAGCGACGCTGCCGGCGATCGCTCGCTGGGTGGAAGCTTCGCCCGCGGGAATTTCGCGCCTGGGTTTCTTCTACGGCTCAAACATTGCGGGAGCCGTCTTTGGATGCCTGCTGGCGGGATTCTGTCTGCTGCGACTGTTCGACATGGCAACGGCCACGTACGTCGCGGCATCCATCAATGCCGGTGTGGCGTTCGTCAGCTTTGCGATGGCGATTGCGCTTCCGTATTCCGACGGCGTCCGGGAAACCGCATCGCGTCCACCGGGAAAAACCGCCGCCACGCCGTTGTCGACGTCGTCGAGGTTCGCGTATCCGGCAATTCTGCTTTCCGGAATGACGGCGCTGGCGGCGGAAGTGATCTGGACGCGGCAACTGTCACTGCTGATGGGAGCGTCGGTTTATACGTTTTCGATCATCCTTGCCGTGTTCCTGGTGGGACTGGGAATTGGCAGCAGCATTGCTTCGACCGTCGTTCCACGACTGAAGAATCCACAGATCGCGCTGGGGTGCTGTCAGATGCTGCTGATTCCGGCGATCGTCTGGACGGCGATCACAGTCACGCGATCACTGCCATATTGGCCGATCGATGTCTCGCTGGCCACCAGTCCGTGGCTGACGTTTCAACTGGACCTGGTTCGCTGCGCGTGGGCTGTGTCGCCCGCGGCGTGCCTGTGGGGAGCCAGTTTTCCGCTGGCTCTGGCGTCCGCCGCCGCTGGATCCCGCGACCCCGGCCGACTGGTCGGCAGCGTCTATGCGGCCAACACTGTCGGCGCAATTGCCGGCGCTTTGTGTGCCAGCGTGCTGATGATTGCCTGGCTGGGAACTCAGGACGCGCAGCGGGTTCTGGTCGCGCTGGCGGGAGTCTCCGCGCTGATCATGTTTGTGCCGCTGATGCTTCAGGCGTCGCAGCCACATTCCCGTCGTGCCGCGGCGGCCATGCTTTCCGTCGTGACTCTGGCCGGAACCGGTCTGTCGGCGTATGTCCCGCAAATTCCGACCGGCCTGATCGCGTACGGTCGATACCTTCCGACGTATCGCGACGAACCCGATTACCTGTATTTCGGCGAGGGAATGAACGCATCCATTGCCGTTTCCGAAGACGCAATGACGGGCGTCAGAAACTTTCACGTCAGCGGGAAGATTGTCGCGTCCAGTGAACCGGCCGATATGCGGCTGCAGAGAATGCTGGGGCACCTCCCGGCGCTTGTGCATCCTCGACCGCGATCCGTGCTGGTTGTCGGCTGCGGTGCCGGTGTCACAGCCGGATCGTTTCTGCCTCATCCCGAAATCGAACGCATCGTGATCTGTGAAATCGAACCGCTGATTCCGCCGGCGGCGGGTAAATACTTCTCGCGGGAAAACCACCACGTCACCGATGATCCCCGCGTCGAAATCGTCAACGACGACGCGCGGCACTTCATCATGACGACCACGCAACACTTCGACATCATCACGTCCGACCCCATCCATCCGTGGGTCAAGGGCGCGGCCACGCTGTATTCGCGGGAATACTTCGAATGGTGCCGCAAACGGCTGAATCCCGGCGGAGTGGTCACGCAGTGGGTGCCTCTTTACGAAACCAGCGACGCGGCAGTGAAAAGCGAACTGGCAACGTTTTTCAGCGTCTTTCCCGAAGGCACCGTCTGGAGCAACGACATCGGCGGCGAAGGATACGACATCGTGCTGCTGGGCCAGTCCGAACCGACGCGAATCGACGTTCAGGCACTGCACGCCCGGCTTCTGCAGAACGATCGGCAGTCCGTGCGGGAATCGCTTGCCGAAGTGAAGTTCGATACTCCCGTGGACCTGCTGCTGACCTACGCCGGCAACGGCCGAGATCTGCAAGACTGGCTGGCCGACGCGGAACTCAACCGGGACGCCAATCTGCGGCTGCAGTATCTGGCCGGAATGGGGCTCAACCAATACGACAGCGTCCGGATCTTTGATGACATCGTCATCCATCGCACATTTCCGGAAGGTATGTTGATCGCCATGAATGATTCCGAGCGAGCCATTCGCAGTGGACTGCTGCCGCGCGGCAGAAAATGA